One genomic window of Saccopteryx bilineata isolate mSacBil1 chromosome 4, mSacBil1_pri_phased_curated, whole genome shotgun sequence includes the following:
- the ZNF853 gene encoding zinc finger protein 853 isoform X1 has translation MLDQPAPWNLGLTARMELGPATETFVLELRCLEDGGPGPDTLSGGSGGSDSQEEEAQERSSSPPRPAISAPQGARESAEETQPGEQEAQLQQLKQQPEPQQRSQQEQRQQQQPQDQLPGHQPELQQQQQDGQEQLPPQQQELQEKQQPWQHQQLKPRLPLMQQVQEQPVQEQQQEVREEPQSVQHEQPKLQLQTMQQKGELQAQQVQEQQQEQLQPQQQQLQQQELLQQQELLQQQELLQQAQLQQQQQREQQEQQKQKQLQEQQQLQQQQEQLQQQLLQQQQLQQQQLQQQQEQFQQQLLQQQLQQQLLQQQQEQVHQQQLQPQPLEQGEEEEEVELELMPVDLSAEQELEQQRQELERQQELERQQEQRQLQLKLQEQLQQLEQQLEQQQQQLEQQQEVQLELTPVELGAQQQEVQLELTPVQPELQLELVPAAGAGGTSGPGAAAAVMVAPPGYVVLQELMVLPAVAPPAVVPISGPAGSAALTPARQRRRRRARDRPTICGECGKGFSRSTDLVRHQATHTGERPHRCGECGKGFSQHSNLVTHQRIHTGEKPYACSYCSKRFSESSALVQHQRTHTGERPYACGDCGKRFSVSSNLLRHRRTHSGERPFVCEDCGERFRHKVQIRRHERQLHGAGRSRGLGLLRGTRAASAGPPRPEQAP, from the exons ATGCTGGACCAG CCGGCTCCCTGGAATCTTGGTCTGACCGCCAGGATGGAGCTGGGGCCGGCGACTGAGACCTTTGTGCTGGAGCTCCGGTGTCTTGAAGATGGGGGCCCAGGGCCTGACACCCTCTCAG GTGGCAGCGGTGGGAGCGACAGTCAGGAAGAAGAGGCTCAGGAGAGGAGCAGCAGCCCCCCACGGCCAGCGATCTCGGCGCCCCAGGGAGCCAGGGAGAGCGCTGAGGAAACCCAGCCAGGAGAGCAGGAGGCACAACTGCAGCAGCTCAAACAGCAGCCAGAGCCGCAACAACGGTCACAGCAGGaacagcggcagcagcagcagccacaagACCAGCTCCCAGGACATCAGCCAgaactgcagcagcagcagcaagatgGACAAGAACAGCTGCCTCCACAACAGCAGGAACTACAAGAAAAACAGCAACCCTGGCAACATCAGCAGCTGAAACCACGACTGCCACTAATGCAACAAGTGCAAGAACAGCCAGTGCAAGAGCAACAGCAGGAAGTCCGGGAAGAACCCCAATCTGTGCAACATGAGCAACCGAAGCTGCAACTGCAGACCATGCAACAGAAGGGAGAGTTACAGGCACAGCAAGTGCAAGAGCAACAGCAGGAACAGCTGCaaccacagcagcagcagctgcaacAGCAGGAACTGTTACAACAGCAGGAACTGTTACAGCAGCAGGAACTGTTACAGCAGGCCCAGttacagcagcagcaacagcggGAACAACAGGAGCAGCAGAAGCAAAAACAGTTACAGGAGCAGCAACAGTTACAGCAGCAGCAAGAACAGTTACAGCAGCAGCTGTTGCAGCAACAACAGTTGCAGCAGCAACAGTTACAACAGCAGCAAGAACAGTTCCAACAGCAGCTGTTGCAGCAACAGTTGCAGCAGCAGCTGTTGCAGCAGCAGCAAGAACAGGTAcaccagcagcagctgcagcccCAGCCGCTGGagcagggggaagaggaggaggaggtggagctgGAGCTCATGCCAGTGGACCTGAGTGCGGAGCAGGAACTAGAACAGCAGCGGCAGGAGCTCGagcggcagcaggagctggagagACAACAGGAACAGCGGCAGTTGCAGCTTAAACTGCaggagcagctgcagcagctggagcagcagctggagcagcagcagcagcagctggagcAGCAACAGGAGGTCCAGCTGGAACTGACCCCGGTGGAGCTGGGGGCCCAGCAGCAGGAGGTCCAGCTGGAGCTGACCCCTGTGCAGCCGGAGCTGCAGCTGGAGCTGGTACCCGCCGCGGGGGCCGGCGGCACTTCGGGCCCAGGGGCTGCAGCCGCGGTCATGGTGGCCCCCCCGGGCTACGTGGTGCTGCAGGAGCTCATGGTACTGCCGGCCGTGGCCCCGCCGGCGGTGGTGCCCATTTCAGGCCCCGCCGGCAGCGCGGCCCTGACGCCAGCCCGGCAGCGGCGACGGCGGCGCGCGCGGGACCGGCCGACCATCTGCGGGGAGTGCGGCAAGGGCTTCAGCCGCAGCACCGACCTGGTGCGGCACCAGGCCACGCACACGGGCGAGCGGCCCCACCGCTGCGGCGAGTGCGGCAAGGGTTTCTCGCAGCACTCGAACCTGGTGACGCACCAGCGCATCCACACGGGGGAGAAGCCCTACGCCTGCTCCTACTGCTCCAAGCGCTTCAGCGAGAGCTCGGCGCTCGTGCAGCACCAGCGCACGCACACGGGCGAGCGGCCCTACGCCTGCGGGGACTGCGGCAAGCGCTTCAGCGTCTCGTCCAACCTGCTGCGCCATCGGCGCACGCACTCGGGCGAGCGGCCCTTCGTCTGCGAGGACTGCGGCGAGCGCTTCCGCCACAAGGTGCAGATCCGCCGCCACGAGCGCCAGCTGCACGGGGCTGGCCGCTCCCGGGGCCTGGGTCTGCTCCGCGGCACGCGTGCGGCCTCGGCTGGGCCGCCACGCCCCGAGCAGGCTCCGTGA
- the ZNF853 gene encoding zinc finger protein 853 isoform X2, which produces MELGPATETFVLELRCLEDGGPGPDTLSGGSGGSDSQEEEAQERSSSPPRPAISAPQGARESAEETQPGEQEAQLQQLKQQPEPQQRSQQEQRQQQQPQDQLPGHQPELQQQQQDGQEQLPPQQQELQEKQQPWQHQQLKPRLPLMQQVQEQPVQEQQQEVREEPQSVQHEQPKLQLQTMQQKGELQAQQVQEQQQEQLQPQQQQLQQQELLQQQELLQQQELLQQAQLQQQQQREQQEQQKQKQLQEQQQLQQQQEQLQQQLLQQQQLQQQQLQQQQEQFQQQLLQQQLQQQLLQQQQEQVHQQQLQPQPLEQGEEEEEVELELMPVDLSAEQELEQQRQELERQQELERQQEQRQLQLKLQEQLQQLEQQLEQQQQQLEQQQEVQLELTPVELGAQQQEVQLELTPVQPELQLELVPAAGAGGTSGPGAAAAVMVAPPGYVVLQELMVLPAVAPPAVVPISGPAGSAALTPARQRRRRRARDRPTICGECGKGFSRSTDLVRHQATHTGERPHRCGECGKGFSQHSNLVTHQRIHTGEKPYACSYCSKRFSESSALVQHQRTHTGERPYACGDCGKRFSVSSNLLRHRRTHSGERPFVCEDCGERFRHKVQIRRHERQLHGAGRSRGLGLLRGTRAASAGPPRPEQAP; this is translated from the exons ATGGAGCTGGGGCCGGCGACTGAGACCTTTGTGCTGGAGCTCCGGTGTCTTGAAGATGGGGGCCCAGGGCCTGACACCCTCTCAG GTGGCAGCGGTGGGAGCGACAGTCAGGAAGAAGAGGCTCAGGAGAGGAGCAGCAGCCCCCCACGGCCAGCGATCTCGGCGCCCCAGGGAGCCAGGGAGAGCGCTGAGGAAACCCAGCCAGGAGAGCAGGAGGCACAACTGCAGCAGCTCAAACAGCAGCCAGAGCCGCAACAACGGTCACAGCAGGaacagcggcagcagcagcagccacaagACCAGCTCCCAGGACATCAGCCAgaactgcagcagcagcagcaagatgGACAAGAACAGCTGCCTCCACAACAGCAGGAACTACAAGAAAAACAGCAACCCTGGCAACATCAGCAGCTGAAACCACGACTGCCACTAATGCAACAAGTGCAAGAACAGCCAGTGCAAGAGCAACAGCAGGAAGTCCGGGAAGAACCCCAATCTGTGCAACATGAGCAACCGAAGCTGCAACTGCAGACCATGCAACAGAAGGGAGAGTTACAGGCACAGCAAGTGCAAGAGCAACAGCAGGAACAGCTGCaaccacagcagcagcagctgcaacAGCAGGAACTGTTACAACAGCAGGAACTGTTACAGCAGCAGGAACTGTTACAGCAGGCCCAGttacagcagcagcaacagcggGAACAACAGGAGCAGCAGAAGCAAAAACAGTTACAGGAGCAGCAACAGTTACAGCAGCAGCAAGAACAGTTACAGCAGCAGCTGTTGCAGCAACAACAGTTGCAGCAGCAACAGTTACAACAGCAGCAAGAACAGTTCCAACAGCAGCTGTTGCAGCAACAGTTGCAGCAGCAGCTGTTGCAGCAGCAGCAAGAACAGGTAcaccagcagcagctgcagcccCAGCCGCTGGagcagggggaagaggaggaggaggtggagctgGAGCTCATGCCAGTGGACCTGAGTGCGGAGCAGGAACTAGAACAGCAGCGGCAGGAGCTCGagcggcagcaggagctggagagACAACAGGAACAGCGGCAGTTGCAGCTTAAACTGCaggagcagctgcagcagctggagcagcagctggagcagcagcagcagcagctggagcAGCAACAGGAGGTCCAGCTGGAACTGACCCCGGTGGAGCTGGGGGCCCAGCAGCAGGAGGTCCAGCTGGAGCTGACCCCTGTGCAGCCGGAGCTGCAGCTGGAGCTGGTACCCGCCGCGGGGGCCGGCGGCACTTCGGGCCCAGGGGCTGCAGCCGCGGTCATGGTGGCCCCCCCGGGCTACGTGGTGCTGCAGGAGCTCATGGTACTGCCGGCCGTGGCCCCGCCGGCGGTGGTGCCCATTTCAGGCCCCGCCGGCAGCGCGGCCCTGACGCCAGCCCGGCAGCGGCGACGGCGGCGCGCGCGGGACCGGCCGACCATCTGCGGGGAGTGCGGCAAGGGCTTCAGCCGCAGCACCGACCTGGTGCGGCACCAGGCCACGCACACGGGCGAGCGGCCCCACCGCTGCGGCGAGTGCGGCAAGGGTTTCTCGCAGCACTCGAACCTGGTGACGCACCAGCGCATCCACACGGGGGAGAAGCCCTACGCCTGCTCCTACTGCTCCAAGCGCTTCAGCGAGAGCTCGGCGCTCGTGCAGCACCAGCGCACGCACACGGGCGAGCGGCCCTACGCCTGCGGGGACTGCGGCAAGCGCTTCAGCGTCTCGTCCAACCTGCTGCGCCATCGGCGCACGCACTCGGGCGAGCGGCCCTTCGTCTGCGAGGACTGCGGCGAGCGCTTCCGCCACAAGGTGCAGATCCGCCGCCACGAGCGCCAGCTGCACGGGGCTGGCCGCTCCCGGGGCCTGGGTCTGCTCCGCGGCACGCGTGCGGCCTCGGCTGGGCCGCCACGCCCCGAGCAGGCTCCGTGA